In a single window of the Massilia oculi genome:
- the moeA gene encoding molybdopterin molybdotransferase MoeA → MISGLVLAGGRGSRMGNVDKGLQPFRSSTMVEHVLARLRPQVGPVAVSANRNLDTYRALDVMVLPDEIADGVEPYAGPLAGLETGLRHCATPYLLAVPCDSPFLPADLASRLFAALEEADADVAYAATREPGMRAQPHPVFCLVRADRLPQLSAYLAEGGRRVDGWYRDLKAVDVVFDDADAFRNINTLDELRGLDDTAPAFPASLAQVASCINGYDPDALRVQDAQRIIRDFVQPVRAVEMVALRAALGRVLARDLVSPINVPAHDNSAMDGYALRGGDLPADGTVTLKVVGIAYAGKPLDIVPEPGECVRIMTGGVMPAGCDSVLPQEFAESTTIDTVTLRAGAIRPGDNRRLAGEDLKTGSPALKAGRVIRPADLGLCASLGFAEIPVQRRLRVAFFSTGDELRSIGETLDEGCVYDSNRYTIYGMLQRLGCEIIDMGVVRDSPEALAQALRTACENADAIITSGGVSVGAADYTRQVMAELGDVTFWKIGMRPGRPLAFGRISSNGRSAFLFGLPGNPVAVMVSFYFFAREALLRMMGAGAPLPLLRARSTEAIRKKPGRTEYQRGIVARGADGEPEVRITGSQGSGILRSMSEANCMVVLHDGQGNVAAGEMVDILPFEGLF, encoded by the coding sequence ATGATCAGCGGACTGGTATTGGCGGGCGGTCGCGGCTCGCGCATGGGCAATGTCGACAAGGGTTTGCAGCCCTTCCGGTCGAGCACCATGGTCGAGCACGTGCTGGCGCGCCTGCGGCCGCAGGTCGGGCCGGTGGCGGTCAGCGCCAACCGCAACCTCGACACCTATCGCGCGCTCGACGTGATGGTGTTGCCAGATGAAATCGCAGACGGGGTGGAACCTTATGCCGGGCCATTGGCCGGCCTGGAAACGGGGCTGCGCCATTGCGCCACGCCCTACCTGCTGGCCGTGCCCTGCGACTCGCCATTCCTGCCGGCCGACCTGGCGTCCCGCCTGTTCGCCGCGCTGGAGGAAGCCGATGCCGACGTCGCCTATGCCGCGACCCGGGAGCCGGGCATGCGCGCGCAGCCGCATCCCGTGTTCTGCCTGGTGCGCGCCGACCGCCTGCCGCAGCTGTCGGCCTACCTGGCCGAGGGTGGCCGCCGCGTCGACGGCTGGTATCGCGACCTGAAGGCGGTCGACGTGGTCTTCGACGACGCCGATGCCTTCCGCAACATCAATACCCTGGACGAGCTGCGCGGCCTCGACGACACCGCGCCGGCCTTCCCCGCCAGCCTGGCCCAGGTGGCGAGCTGCATCAACGGCTACGATCCGGACGCCCTGCGCGTGCAGGACGCGCAGCGCATCATCCGCGACTTCGTGCAGCCCGTGCGTGCGGTCGAGATGGTCGCACTGCGCGCTGCGCTCGGCCGCGTGCTGGCGCGCGACCTGGTCTCGCCGATCAACGTGCCGGCGCACGACAACTCGGCCATGGACGGCTACGCGCTGCGCGGCGGCGACCTGCCGGCCGACGGCACGGTCACGCTGAAGGTGGTCGGCATCGCCTACGCCGGCAAGCCGCTCGACATCGTTCCCGAACCTGGCGAATGCGTGCGCATCATGACCGGCGGCGTGATGCCGGCCGGCTGCGACAGCGTGCTGCCGCAGGAATTCGCCGAAAGCACGACCATTGATACCGTCACCCTGCGCGCGGGCGCGATCCGTCCAGGGGACAACCGCCGCCTGGCCGGCGAAGACCTGAAGACCGGCAGCCCGGCCCTGAAGGCCGGCCGCGTGATCCGTCCGGCCGACCTGGGCCTGTGCGCCTCGCTCGGCTTCGCCGAGATTCCCGTGCAGCGCCGCCTGCGGGTCGCCTTCTTCTCGACCGGCGACGAATTGCGCTCGATCGGCGAAACGCTCGACGAGGGCTGCGTCTACGACAGCAACCGCTACACGATCTACGGCATGCTGCAGCGCCTGGGCTGCGAGATCATCGACATGGGCGTGGTGCGCGACAGCCCGGAGGCTTTGGCGCAAGCGCTGCGCACCGCCTGCGAGAACGCCGACGCCATCATCACCTCGGGCGGCGTCTCGGTCGGCGCGGCGGACTACACCAGACAGGTAATGGCCGAGCTGGGCGACGTGACCTTCTGGAAGATCGGCATGCGTCCGGGCCGGCCACTGGCCTTTGGCCGGATATCGTCCAACGGCCGCAGCGCCTTTCTGTTCGGGCTGCCGGGCAATCCGGTGGCGGTGATGGTGTCGTTCTACTTCTTCGCGCGCGAGGCGCTGCTGCGCATGATGGGCGCCGGGGCGCCGCTACCGCTGCTGCGTGCGCGCTCGACCGAGGCGATCCGCAAGAAGCCGGGTCGGACCGAATACCAGCGCGGCATCGTCGCGCGCGGGGCGGATGGCGAGCCGGAGGTGCGCATCACCGGGTCGCAGGGCTCGGGCATCCTGCGCTCGATGTCGGAGGCGAATTGCATGGTGGTGCTGCATGATGGGCAAGGCAATGTCGCGGCGGGGGAGATGGTGGATATCTTGCCGTTCGAGGGCTTGTTCTAG
- the moaA gene encoding GTP 3',8-cyclase MoaA translates to MAEKIILINDLRSSALQVPAVPEAPTGLLSDALGRPLHDLRISVTDRCNFRCVYCMPKEVFDKDYEYLPHGDLLSFEEITRVARLFVAHGVEKLRLTGGEPLLRKNLERLVAMLRALPTPSGRPLDLTLTTNGSILARKAQALKDAGLDRVTVSLDAMDDKVFRSMNDVDFAVSDVLHGIDAAHAAGLGPVKVNMVVKGGTNDDQILPMARHFKGSPTILRFIEFMDVGASNGWNMRDVVPSQEVVRRISAELPLAPVAANYSGETASRWRYVDGGGEIGVISSVTQAFCGDCSRLRLSTEGKLYTCLFATRGHDLRALLRAGRSDLELSGAIAQLWRGRADRYSETRTAETGIGQRDGARKVEMSYIGG, encoded by the coding sequence ATGGCTGAAAAAATCATTCTGATCAATGACCTGCGCTCTTCCGCGCTGCAGGTCCCGGCCGTGCCCGAAGCGCCGACTGGCCTGCTCAGCGACGCGCTCGGCCGGCCCCTGCACGACCTGCGCATCTCGGTCACCGACCGCTGCAACTTCCGTTGCGTGTACTGCATGCCGAAGGAAGTCTTCGACAAGGATTACGAGTACCTGCCGCACGGCGACCTGCTGTCGTTCGAGGAAATCACGCGCGTGGCGCGGCTGTTCGTCGCGCACGGCGTCGAGAAGCTGCGCCTGACCGGCGGCGAGCCGCTGCTGCGCAAGAACCTCGAGCGCCTGGTCGCGATGCTGCGCGCGCTGCCGACGCCGAGCGGACGTCCGCTCGACCTCACGCTCACCACCAATGGCTCGATCCTGGCGCGCAAGGCCCAGGCCCTGAAAGACGCCGGCCTGGACCGCGTCACGGTCTCGCTCGACGCGATGGACGACAAGGTGTTCCGCAGCATGAACGACGTCGACTTCGCCGTCTCCGACGTGCTGCACGGCATCGACGCCGCCCACGCGGCCGGCCTCGGGCCGGTCAAGGTCAATATGGTGGTCAAGGGCGGCACCAACGACGACCAGATCCTGCCCATGGCGCGCCACTTCAAGGGCTCGCCGACCATCCTGCGCTTCATCGAGTTCATGGACGTCGGCGCCTCGAACGGCTGGAATATGCGCGACGTCGTGCCGTCGCAGGAAGTGGTGCGGCGCATCTCGGCCGAGCTGCCTTTGGCACCGGTCGCGGCCAACTACAGCGGCGAGACCGCCTCGCGCTGGCGCTACGTGGACGGCGGCGGCGAGATCGGCGTGATCTCGAGCGTCACCCAGGCCTTCTGCGGCGACTGTTCGCGCCTGCGCCTGTCGACCGAGGGCAAGCTGTACACCTGCCTGTTCGCCACCCGTGGCCACGACCTGCGCGCGCTGCTGCGCGCCGGTCGCAGCGACCTCGAGCTCTCTGGCGCCATCGCCCAGCTGTGGCGCGGAAGGGCCGACCGCTATTCCGAGACGCGCACCGCGGAGACCGGCATCGGGCAGCGCGATGGGGCGCGCAAGGTTGAAATGTCCTATATAGGCGGATAA